The Triticum urartu cultivar G1812 chromosome 5, Tu2.1, whole genome shotgun sequence genome contains the following window.
actcagatttagtagttaatcaagtgatgaaggagtgggacgtcagaagcccagccatgactggttactgcaacgcggtgaggaatcttgagaagaagtttgaggggttagaactccaccacataccccgactgaaaaatcaagcagctgacgATTTGgaaaagataggttccaagagagaagccatccccaacaatgtgtttttggagcatattcactcgccgacagttcaggaagatccttttacagaagagcccccgcaacctaagagcgccacagatccgactgaagtcgaggtcccagccgtggtcgacctgatcatggaggttctggccattactcccgactggacggtgccctacatggcgtacatcctcaggaaagaactcccagaggatgaagaagaggctcgacagatcgttcgtcgatccaaggcctttactgtgataagagggtagctgttcagggaaagcgtgactggagtcggtcagaaatgtataacaccagaagaaggtcgaatgatcctcaatgacatccactcagggacctgtggtcatcatgcgtcctctcgggccatcgtggctaaagcataccgagctggattctattggccacaagcaaatgaaatggcgaaagatatagtcgacagatctgaaggctgccagttttactccgacatgtctcacaagccagcgtcagccctgaagaccatccccctcatctggccctttgctgtttggggactggatatggttggaccactgagtaCTGGCACGagtggcttcactcatgtgctcgttgcagtcgacaagtttaccaaatggatcgaagctaaacctatcaagaaccttgatgctagcaccgctgtcagttttatcagagaattgacattcaaatatggagtcccacacagcatcatcacggacaacggatcgaacttcgattccgacgagttcagagctttctgcgcctctcagggcactcgagtcgactatgcttctgtcgctcacccgcagtcgaacggacaagcagaaagagccaatggcctaattctcaaaggactgaaaccccgactgatgcgtgatctcaaacacgcagcaggcgcttgggttgacgaacttccatcagttctgtggggtttgaggacaactcctaatcggtcaaccagacgaactcctttcttcttagtctatggagccgaagctgtttTGCCAAGTGATCtgctccacaatgcaccccgagttgACCTCTTCTCTGAAGAGGAGGCAGAGCAGGcccggcaagattcagtcgatctcttagaggaggaaagagagatggccttgatcctctcgaccatttatcagcaagacctacatcgattccacgccagaaatgtgaggggtcgagcctttcaagagggagacctGGTCCTTcaagtggatcaacagaaaccacacaagcttgccccaacctgggagggccccttcatcgtcaccaaagttcgccacaacggagcataccatctttacagtattgagcatcagaaagacgagccacgggcttggaacacggagctgctccgccccttttatacttaagcactcgttcgaataaaatgtaataagaaacatctttataatttttttatcaaagacaagagcttatgGTCCTACCATTCGATTGTTGTGTTCTTATTTATTTGTGAAATCCCCTAGTGGGTGGGCTTAGTCACGAATCTatttcgcctaagttcaaaagaaaatcctaccgagtggagagcaatcctcccactcagaggattagctgcagtccagcactcgcctaagttctctcactaggagacttagctgcagtccagtactcgcctaagtttgaaaatatcctaccgagtggagagcaatcctcccactcggaggcttagctgcagtccagcactcgcctaagttctctcactaggagacttagcttcagtccagtactcgcctaagtttgaaaaaatcctaccgagtggagagcaatcctcccactcggaggcttagctgcggtccagcactcgcctaagttctctcactaggagacttagctgcagtccagtactcgcctaagtttgaaaaaatcctaccgagtggagagcaatcctcccactcgggggcttagctgcagtccagcactcgcctaagttttcccactaggaggcttagctgcagtccggtactcgcctaagtttgaaaaaatcctaccgagtggagagcaatcctcccactcgggggcttagctgcagtccagcacttgcctaagttctctcactaggaggcttagctgcaatccggtactcgcctaagtttgaaacatatcctaccgagtggagagcaatcctcccactcgagggcttagctgcagtccaccACTCGCCTAAGTactctcactaggaggcttagctgcagtccggtactcgcctaagtttgaaacatatcctaccgagtggagagcaaccctcccactcgggggcttagctgcagtccagcactcgcctaagtcctctcactaggaggcttagctgcagtccggtactcacctaagtttgtgtaggatcaaaagtatgtctagaggggggtgattagactacttgaccaaataaaatcttaaccttttcccaattttagttcttggcagattttagctaatttaggacaagtcaagcaatcatcacataattcaagcaagcatgcaaagagtatataggcagcggaaagtaaagcatgcaacttgcaagaatgtaaagggaagggtttggagaattcaaacgctattggagacacggatgtttttcccatggttcggataggtggtgctatcctacatccacgtcgatggagacttcaacccacgaagggtaacggttgcgcgagtccacacagggctccacccaagggtaatggttgcgcgagtccacacagggctccacccacgaagggtccacgaagaagcaaccacccacaaagggtccacgaagaagcaaccttgtctatcccaccatggccatcgcccacacaggacttgcctcactagcggtagatcttcacgaagtaggcgatctccttgcccttacaaactccttggttcaactccacaatcttgtcggaggctcccaagtgacacctagccaatctaggagacaccactctccaagaagtaacaaatggtgtgtaggtaatgaactccttgctcttgtgcttcaaatgatagtctccccaacactcaactctctctcataggatttggatttggtggaaaaaagatttgagtggaaagcaacttggagaggctagagatcaagattcatatggtaggaatggaatatcttggtctcaacacatgagtaggtggttctctctcagaacatatgagttggaatggtgtgtgtgttctgatggctctctcctcgaatgagaaggaggtggaggggtatatatagcctccacacaaaatccaaccgttacacagttttccaatctcggtgggatcgaatcaataaactcggtcggacccaaaatgtaaacctagtgaccgttagagattttcggtgggactgatatgcaactcggtaggaccgatatggttagggtttgggcataacgtaatctcggtgagaccgattacacaaactcgatgagaccgaatttggtaattacctaaccagagagttggtcaggcaaactcggtgggaccgatttgctctttcggtgagaccgagtggaactcggtgagaccgaaaagttacaaaggggaaacactgagtttacattgcaatctcggtgggaccgattcgctctttcggtgagaccaaaaagtcacgaaagggaaacatagagtttgcaac
Protein-coding sequences here:
- the LOC125507608 gene encoding uncharacterized protein LOC125507608, whose protein sequence is MSHKPASALKTIPLIWPFAVWGLDMVGPLSTGTSGFTHVLVAVDKFTKWIEAKPIKNLDASTAVSFIRELTFKYGVPHSIITDNGSNFDSDEFRAFCASQGTRVDYASVAHPQSNGQAERANGLILKGLKPRLMRDLKHAAGAWVDELPSVLWGLRTTPNRSTRRTPFFLVYGAEAVLPSDLLHNAPRVDLFSEEEAEQARQDSVDLLEEEREMALILSTIYQQDLHRFHARNVRGRAFQEGDLVLQVDQQKPHKLGMGIPMSRLSESNMQFHRVLPGKKAKSLGQIALDVVSISQNVEAYMDDNVVKSRKGSNLLTDLAETFANLRRTGRSGFTHLLVAIDKFTKWIEAKPIKKLYSRTTIKFVKELIFRYGVPQSTIADNGSNFDSKEFREGRTRTLNEGSQVSAVGYASSCLDESVHEGLKVELHHISHPESFQLVFFGIFAMDSDE